A DNA window from Sporosarcina sp. ANT_H38 contains the following coding sequences:
- a CDS encoding GNAT family N-acetyltransferase: MEIRLLKPSDAKSYWDLRLEALELNPEAFATNYEEAIKRQNPVESVAKNLSNKGNFTFGAFNNGELLGVVTLLQEIPLNLRHKANILAMYVNPNMRGVGVGKELLSEAINKARTIETIEKLNLTVVTTNEKAKKLYTKLGFKVFGMEEKALKINDKYFNEEYFELMLK, encoded by the coding sequence TTGGAAATAAGATTGCTCAAACCGTCAGATGCAAAAAGTTACTGGGATTTAAGGTTAGAGGCGTTAGAGCTTAATCCAGAGGCTTTTGCTACAAACTATGAAGAAGCAATAAAGAGACAAAATCCAGTAGAAAGCGTTGCAAAGAATTTGTCGAATAAAGGAAACTTTACATTTGGGGCATTTAATAATGGAGAACTTTTAGGTGTAGTTACTTTACTTCAAGAAATCCCGTTAAATCTTAGACACAAGGCAAATATATTAGCAATGTACGTAAATCCTAATATGCGTGGTGTAGGTGTAGGAAAAGAACTACTTTCTGAAGCAATTAACAAAGCAAGAACAATTGAAACGATAGAAAAACTTAATTTGACTGTAGTAACAACTAATGAAAAGGCAAAGAAACTATATACCAAATTAGGATTTAAAGTCTTTGGGATGGAAGAGAAAGCACTTAAAATTAATGATAAATATTTTAATGAGGAGTATTTTGAATTAATGCTAAAATGA
- a CDS encoding NAD(P)/FAD-dependent oxidoreductase produces MTIIFDSIVIGAGQSGLATAYYLKNKGLKYLVLEKSNQTAGSWPLYYDSLKLFSPVQYSSLPGLRFLGDIDLYPTKIEVMSYLNTYAQKFELNISTGKTVTEVLKTKELFLIKTEEGELFKAKTIISATGSFDSPDVPNIMDIETFHGEIIHSSQYLNPEPYVNKRVIVVGAGNSAVQIAYELREKSQVTLATREPIKFIPQRILGKDIHYWFSATGLDYFPFANKLAFNTSVIDRNIFKRAIMNNNPDRRDMFVSINKYGVTWESDEEEKVDTIIFATGYQPNVNYLYPLQGALDEKGIPVHQEGASTSNKGLFYVGLPGQRSFSSATLRGVGKDAKYIVNKVKALL; encoded by the coding sequence TTGACAATTATATTTGATTCGATAGTCATCGGTGCAGGGCAATCGGGATTAGCTACCGCATACTATTTAAAGAATAAAGGTTTGAAATATCTTGTTTTAGAAAAGAGCAATCAAACTGCAGGTTCGTGGCCATTATATTATGATAGTCTCAAGCTATTTTCACCAGTGCAGTATTCTTCGCTGCCTGGTTTGAGATTTCTAGGGGATATTGATCTTTATCCGACGAAAATAGAGGTTATGTCTTATTTAAATACTTACGCACAAAAATTTGAATTAAACATTAGTACAGGAAAAACAGTAACCGAAGTCCTTAAAACCAAAGAGTTATTTTTAATTAAGACTGAAGAAGGTGAGTTATTCAAAGCCAAAACAATAATTTCAGCAACAGGATCGTTTGACTCTCCCGATGTTCCGAATATTATGGATATCGAAACTTTTCATGGTGAAATAATACATTCAAGCCAGTACCTTAACCCAGAACCATACGTGAATAAAAGAGTTATTGTCGTTGGTGCTGGAAACTCAGCAGTTCAAATAGCTTATGAACTACGAGAGAAATCTCAAGTTACTCTCGCAACACGTGAACCAATCAAATTTATCCCGCAAAGAATTTTAGGAAAGGATATACATTACTGGTTTAGCGCGACCGGTCTAGATTATTTTCCGTTTGCCAATAAACTCGCTTTTAACACTTCAGTTATAGACAGGAATATTTTTAAACGTGCAATCATGAATAATAATCCTGATAGAAGGGATATGTTTGTATCAATAAATAAATACGGAGTTACTTGGGAATCTGACGAAGAAGAAAAAGTAGATACGATTATTTTTGCAACTGGTTACCAGCCTAATGTGAATTACCTCTACCCTCTCCAGGGGGCTCTTGACGAAAAAGGGATACCAGTACATCAAGAAGGTGCAAGTACATCGAATAAAGGTTTATTTTATGTAGGTTTACCGGGTCAACGATCATTTTCCTCTGCTACTTTACGAGGCGTTGGTAAGGATGCAAAATATATTGTTAATAAGGTCAAAGCTTTATTATAG
- a CDS encoding MBL fold metallo-hydrolase gives MRKKDYIQLNERIYLIDGFDLGVPERTGTYVFDEEELTLVDTGPSPSVKYVKRGLDALGFSLDQVKYIIVTHIHLDHSGGAGLLIQQCPNATVVVHPRGARHLVDPERLIAGAKVVYGERFSELFDPIIAVPKEHLLVKEEGDTLKIGPTCTLKFLDTPGHAKHHFSIYDPVSNGLFTGDTVGIRYEQLIRDGVDLFLPSTSPNQFEPEAMRRAINRMLGMNLDCIYFGHFGMTNNPNKALLQVSKWLDIFVEEAETVVTEQKGHEVLAQRLLGRVRGYLKEMEVPDDHEVYGLIKVDMQVSSMGMLDYFMG, from the coding sequence ATGCGAAAAAAAGATTATATTCAATTGAATGAAAGAATCTATTTAATAGATGGGTTTGATTTGGGTGTACCTGAACGAACGGGGACATATGTTTTTGATGAAGAAGAACTGACACTTGTTGACACTGGTCCAAGTCCGTCGGTTAAGTATGTGAAACGGGGATTAGATGCACTGGGATTCTCGTTAGATCAAGTGAAGTATATCATCGTGACGCATATCCACCTGGATCACTCGGGAGGGGCTGGATTACTCATTCAACAATGCCCCAATGCTACTGTTGTTGTACACCCGAGAGGCGCAAGGCACTTGGTTGATCCTGAAAGATTGATTGCCGGAGCCAAAGTAGTATATGGGGAAAGGTTTTCGGAACTGTTTGATCCAATTATTGCCGTACCAAAAGAGCACTTGCTCGTTAAAGAAGAGGGAGATACCTTAAAGATTGGTCCGACATGTACATTGAAGTTTTTGGATACCCCAGGACATGCGAAACATCATTTCAGTATTTATGATCCGGTCAGTAACGGCCTGTTTACCGGAGATACAGTTGGCATTCGCTATGAGCAATTGATTCGCGATGGTGTCGATTTGTTTCTGCCTTCTACTTCACCAAACCAATTTGAACCAGAAGCTATGCGGCGGGCAATTAACCGTATGCTTGGGATGAATCTCGATTGTATTTACTTTGGACATTTTGGCATGACCAACAACCCAAACAAAGCTCTTCTACAAGTATCTAAGTGGCTTGATATTTTCGTGGAAGAGGCGGAAACAGTCGTTACTGAACAAAAGGGTCATGAAGTACTTGCGCAACGACTTCTTGGCCGAGTTAGGGGGTACCTAAAGGAGATGGAAGTACCTGATGACCATGAGGTGTATGGTTTAATAAAAGTAGATATGCAAGTCAGTTCAATGGGAATGCTTGATTATTTTATGGGATAA
- a CDS encoding helix-turn-helix transcriptional regulator has protein sequence MMIKQPDVYDTTLLDYEKKFKALSDHKRLYILRILATEGKTCVCDLSELLALPQSKLSYHLKILLDVNFISVKKEGKWNYYSANPNEIKKILSSDLCCLFYPE, from the coding sequence ATGATGATTAAACAGCCAGATGTTTATGATACAACTTTACTTGACTATGAGAAGAAATTTAAAGCATTGTCGGATCACAAGAGACTTTATATATTGCGTATTTTGGCTACAGAAGGAAAAACCTGTGTTTGTGATTTGAGTGAACTACTAGCATTGCCTCAGTCTAAGTTATCGTATCATCTAAAAATCTTATTAGATGTGAACTTTATTTCTGTCAAGAAAGAAGGGAAATGGAATTATTACTCAGCCAATCCTAATGAAATAAAGAAGATTTTATCATCGGATCTTTGTTGTCTTTTTTATCCTGAGTAA
- a CDS encoding organic hydroperoxide resistance protein — protein sequence MSNILFTSTVTASGGREGKVQSSDGVINFDTAMPGSPRAKKLETSTNPEQLFAAGYAACFDSALQLVARQEKVKFSSEVTANVSLLKDEADQGFKLAVTLQVKGTDIEKDQLEDLVEKAHQVCPYSKATRDNIEITLEIL from the coding sequence ATGTCAAATATATTATTTACGTCAACGGTAACCGCTTCGGGAGGACGAGAAGGTAAAGTTCAATCATCTGATGGTGTCATTAATTTCGATACTGCCATGCCGGGAAGCCCAAGAGCGAAAAAATTAGAGACATCTACAAACCCTGAACAATTATTCGCAGCTGGATATGCTGCATGCTTTGACAGTGCTTTGCAATTAGTAGCTAGGCAAGAAAAGGTAAAGTTCTCTTCAGAGGTCACCGCAAATGTTAGCTTATTAAAAGATGAGGCAGACCAAGGCTTTAAACTGGCAGTTACCTTACAAGTTAAAGGGACGGACATTGAAAAAGATCAGTTAGAGGATCTAGTAGAAAAAGCACATCAAGTCTGTCCTTACTCTAAAGCTACAAGAGACAATATCGAAATTACACTAGAGATACTATAA
- a CDS encoding asparaginase has translation MDQQVLVQEYRNDILENVHLGVICGINAEGDVLYSVGDQNHMTFLRSAAKPFQAIPVIQYGVDDKFGLTSKEAALFAASHRGEDYHIEALESILHKTGIDEDQFYCCPTYPLNEEPKANYHRKNGEQRKLYHNCSGKHSGFIALAKVLGYDIDGYWDLEHPVQQLSLAAMADMSNYPKEAIGIGIDGCGFPVYAMPLQHIAQAYLKLACPDLIQQPEMREAVVKITGYMNAHPEMIASHDFICSVLLTDPNIVAKGGAKGVYGFALRKERMSFALKVMDGSELVWPIIVASILEQIGYENQGTIERLYELSPKVIINDNLTVVGERKIVFDLQK, from the coding sequence ATGGACCAACAAGTTCTAGTACAAGAATACCGTAATGACATTTTAGAAAACGTTCATTTGGGTGTTATTTGTGGAATCAATGCAGAAGGAGATGTTCTTTATTCTGTTGGAGACCAAAATCATATGACATTTCTTCGTTCGGCGGCAAAACCTTTTCAGGCAATTCCAGTTATTCAATATGGAGTGGACGACAAGTTTGGGCTTACATCTAAAGAAGCTGCTTTATTTGCTGCTTCGCACCGTGGAGAAGACTATCACATTGAGGCACTGGAATCGATTTTACATAAGACCGGTATTGATGAAGACCAATTTTATTGCTGTCCAACCTATCCGCTGAATGAAGAGCCAAAAGCAAACTATCACCGAAAGAATGGTGAACAGCGAAAGCTTTATCATAATTGTTCGGGAAAGCATAGCGGCTTTATCGCCTTGGCGAAAGTACTGGGATACGACATTGACGGTTATTGGGATTTGGAACATCCTGTACAGCAGCTGAGCTTAGCGGCAATGGCTGACATGTCCAATTATCCGAAGGAGGCGATAGGCATTGGGATTGATGGATGTGGATTCCCGGTGTATGCAATGCCTCTTCAACACATTGCGCAAGCGTATTTGAAACTTGCTTGTCCAGACTTGATTCAACAGCCTGAAATGAGAGAAGCTGTCGTGAAAATTACTGGTTATATGAATGCACATCCGGAGATGATTGCGAGTCACGACTTCATCTGTTCTGTTTTACTGACAGACCCTAATATCGTGGCTAAAGGTGGGGCCAAGGGCGTGTATGGTTTTGCACTTAGGAAAGAACGAATGAGCTTTGCATTAAAAGTGATGGATGGATCTGAACTGGTATGGCCAATCATAGTTGCATCTATTTTGGAACAGATCGGTTATGAAAACCAAGGGACGATTGAGCGTTTGTATGAATTGTCGCCAAAAGTAATAATAAATGATAATCTTACGGTTGTTGGAGAAAGAAAAATTGTGTTTGATTTACAGAAATAA
- a CDS encoding N-acetyltransferase: MKLHFYNPEFDKLIENYTLTDEQLRFTGTPKDAIDLSNAERDRYSILAVENEQVVTFFSLHKGEGVKSFSHNDNAILIRSFSTDFHQQGKGYGKNALMLVPDLVTSHFIGIDEIVLAVNVNNEIAQSLYKNCGYIDKGVREMGRSGELIVMSYHLY, encoded by the coding sequence ATGAAACTACATTTTTATAATCCGGAATTTGATAAGCTTATTGAAAACTACACATTAACCGACGAACAACTACGCTTTACGGGTACGCCTAAAGACGCAATTGATCTTTCGAATGCAGAACGGGATCGATATTCGATTTTAGCAGTAGAAAATGAGCAAGTGGTTACGTTCTTTAGCCTACATAAAGGTGAGGGTGTCAAGTCTTTTTCCCATAATGACAATGCTATATTAATTAGAAGTTTTTCGACCGATTTTCATCAGCAAGGTAAAGGCTATGGGAAGAATGCATTGATGCTTGTGCCAGACCTTGTTACAAGTCATTTTATTGGTATTGATGAAATCGTCCTCGCTGTAAATGTTAATAACGAGATAGCTCAATCTTTGTATAAAAACTGTGGCTATATTGATAAAGGCGTTCGAGAGATGGGGAGGAGTGGCGAACTCATCGTGATGAGTTACCACCTGTATTGA
- the glmS gene encoding glutamine--fructose-6-phosphate transaminase (isomerizing), whose product MCGIVGYIGELDAKEVLLKGLERLEYRGYDSAGIALRNEEGITVMKEKGRIADLREAVDLTILASTGIGHTRWATHGVPNQTNAHPHQSVSSRFTLVHNGVIENYHSLQKEYLQEVQMSSDTDTEVIVQLVEKFVKDGMTTETAFRHTLSLLQGSYAIAMLDANEEDTIFVAKNKSPLLIGVGEHFNVVASDAMAMLQVTDQYVELHDQEVVIVRKEAIELMTLDGMKIDRAPFTAELDMSDIEKGTYPHFMLKEVDEQPGVVRKIIQAYENEQGELAMDLDIVNAFKEADRLYIIAAGTSYHAGLIGKHYFEKIAGIPVEVHISSEFGYNMPLLSEKPLFLFITQSGETADSRQVLVKIKALGYPSITMTNAPGSTLSREADHTLPLCAGPEIAVASTKAYTAQVAVLAIAAYVVAKKHGETVDIDMKKELAIAANAIQTLVDAKEEMEQIAYEFLAVSRNAFFIGRQLDYYVSLEGALKVKEISYIQAEGFAGGELKHGTIALIEEGTPVFALVTQQAVRLNTRGNVKEVVARGANACILSMEGLQEEGDRFVLPSVHALLTPLVAVIPLQLISYYAALHRGCDVDKPRNLAKSVTVE is encoded by the coding sequence ATGTGTGGAATAGTAGGTTATATTGGTGAGTTAGATGCTAAGGAAGTTCTTTTGAAAGGACTTGAAAGGTTAGAATATCGCGGCTATGATTCAGCAGGGATCGCTCTACGCAATGAAGAAGGCATTACCGTTATGAAAGAAAAGGGACGTATTGCAGACCTTCGTGAAGCAGTAGATTTAACAATCTTAGCGTCAACTGGAATTGGTCATACACGTTGGGCCACGCACGGTGTCCCAAATCAAACGAATGCACATCCTCACCAAAGTGTATCGAGTCGATTTACACTCGTGCATAATGGTGTGATTGAGAATTATCACAGCCTGCAAAAAGAATATTTACAGGAAGTTCAAATGAGCTCTGATACGGATACAGAAGTCATCGTGCAGCTTGTTGAAAAGTTCGTGAAAGACGGCATGACAACTGAAACAGCTTTCCGTCACACACTGTCCTTACTTCAAGGTTCATATGCGATAGCCATGTTGGATGCTAATGAAGAAGACACAATTTTCGTTGCGAAAAACAAAAGCCCATTACTAATAGGGGTCGGAGAACACTTCAATGTGGTTGCCTCTGATGCTATGGCAATGCTACAAGTAACGGACCAATACGTGGAACTTCATGATCAAGAAGTTGTCATTGTTCGCAAAGAAGCAATCGAACTGATGACATTGGATGGCATGAAAATTGACCGTGCTCCTTTTACTGCAGAGCTAGATATGAGCGACATCGAGAAAGGCACTTATCCTCACTTTATGCTAAAAGAAGTAGACGAACAGCCAGGGGTTGTCCGTAAGATTATTCAAGCATATGAAAATGAGCAAGGTGAGCTTGCAATGGATTTAGATATTGTGAATGCTTTTAAGGAAGCCGACCGACTCTATATTATTGCAGCAGGCACAAGTTATCACGCTGGTCTAATCGGCAAGCACTATTTTGAAAAAATCGCGGGCATTCCAGTTGAAGTGCATATTTCAAGCGAATTTGGCTATAACATGCCACTCCTTTCGGAAAAACCATTATTTCTTTTCATTACACAATCGGGTGAAACTGCAGACAGCCGACAAGTTTTGGTGAAAATAAAAGCGTTAGGCTATCCAAGTATTACGATGACAAACGCTCCAGGCTCCACACTCTCTCGTGAAGCAGATCATACCTTACCTTTATGTGCGGGTCCAGAAATCGCAGTAGCGTCTACGAAAGCTTACACAGCACAAGTAGCGGTTCTTGCTATTGCCGCCTATGTTGTTGCAAAAAAACATGGAGAAACAGTTGATATAGACATGAAGAAAGAGCTTGCCATCGCCGCAAATGCCATTCAAACCCTTGTGGATGCAAAAGAAGAAATGGAACAAATTGCGTATGAGTTCCTAGCAGTCTCAAGAAATGCGTTCTTCATCGGACGTCAACTTGATTACTACGTGAGCTTAGAAGGAGCACTTAAAGTAAAAGAAATTTCCTATATTCAAGCAGAAGGCTTTGCGGGTGGTGAATTAAAACACGGAACGATAGCATTGATTGAAGAAGGAACACCTGTATTCGCATTAGTTACTCAACAAGCTGTGCGTCTCAACACTCGTGGTAATGTTAAAGAAGTTGTAGCGCGAGGAGCGAACGCTTGTATACTTTCAATGGAAGGCTTGCAAGAAGAGGGCGATCGCTTTGTTCTGCCAAGCGTTCATGCTTTGCTTACACCGCTTGTCGCAGTAATACCATTGCAATTGATTAGCTACTATGCGGCTCTTCATAGAGGATGTGACGTTGATAAACCACGTAATTTAGCTAAATCGGTTACAGTGGAGTGA
- a CDS encoding copper homeostasis protein CutC, translated as MMLEIIATSMADAVAAERGGADRLELCAALSEGGLTPSLGLVEAVVKGVNIPVHVIVRPHSRTFHYDDNDLAVMIADIRHIKRAGAAGVVIGVLTKERKVNTEALSRLLEEVGEMKVTFHRAFDEIENQLEAFEVIASFPQIQRILTSGGQAPAPEAAEQLKKLVDESKNTSVRILAGNGMNPETLSSLVSATGLEEVHFGSAVRMNRSFMYPIDEAVITAIKSELETS; from the coding sequence ATGATGTTAGAAATTATAGCTACAAGTATGGCCGATGCAGTTGCGGCAGAACGTGGCGGTGCCGATCGATTGGAACTTTGTGCAGCATTGTCTGAAGGTGGGCTAACGCCAAGTTTGGGATTGGTGGAAGCGGTAGTTAAGGGGGTCAATATTCCGGTTCATGTAATCGTTCGGCCGCATAGTCGTACTTTTCACTATGATGACAATGACTTAGCTGTAATGATAGCCGATATTCGCCATATAAAACGTGCGGGAGCTGCGGGAGTCGTTATTGGAGTGCTAACTAAGGAACGCAAAGTGAATACAGAAGCTCTATCACGTTTGTTGGAGGAAGTTGGGGAGATGAAAGTCACTTTTCACCGTGCATTTGATGAGATAGAAAATCAGCTGGAAGCGTTTGAAGTCATTGCTAGTTTCCCGCAGATTCAGCGAATCTTGACTTCGGGAGGACAGGCACCAGCGCCAGAAGCCGCTGAACAACTAAAGAAATTGGTAGACGAGTCTAAAAATACATCTGTTCGGATTTTAGCGGGGAATGGTATGAACCCTGAAACGTTGTCTTCATTAGTTTCGGCAACAGGGCTAGAAGAAGTCCATTTCGGGTCAGCTGTTCGTATGAATAGGAGTTTTATGTATCCTATTGATGAGGCAGTTATTACGGCGATAAAAAGTGAGCTTGAGACTAGTTAA
- a CDS encoding helix-turn-helix transcriptional regulator — MLISEEVQLFFKGLANEKRQAIILLFLNKNEVTVNQVAELIGIGQSTASEQLSMLKKAGILNSKKEGKEVLYSPNKNNIVRILQDINSILMKCCN; from the coding sequence ATGTTGATTAGTGAAGAAGTACAACTGTTTTTTAAAGGCCTAGCAAATGAAAAAAGACAAGCAATTATACTTTTGTTTCTTAATAAAAATGAAGTTACTGTAAATCAAGTAGCTGAATTAATAGGGATTGGACAATCAACAGCCTCTGAACAGCTTTCTATGCTAAAAAAAGCAGGTATTTTAAATTCAAAGAAGGAGGGGAAAGAGGTTCTTTACTCGCCTAACAAAAACAATATCGTGAGGATTTTACAAGATATAAATTCAATTCTAATGAAATGTTGTAACTGA